The following proteins come from a genomic window of Lolium rigidum isolate FL_2022 chromosome 5, APGP_CSIRO_Lrig_0.1, whole genome shotgun sequence:
- the LOC124655333 gene encoding tyrosine--tRNA ligase 1, cytoplasmic-like, whose product MADIAYSACCAGEVGASRVLNCAHTRLNPEASMFESNRADQSKISTVEGPPAANVGIHRDSVETSSDDRFAALSSIGGEYIGEDKLRLLMKKKIAPICYVWFEPCDMMDIEQGIMKTIYVNKIIQAGCTVKILMADWFLQQHGMIGNDLDKIRDIGNYNIEMWKATGMNLDRVELVWFSDELNRHAVNYWPLAVDVSRKYSMEKMASYSRNRTYGPQTIPAAEIFYPCMQVAAIVCQKADIWLFSMDQRDIVMLARDYAEDINRETKPAIILHNKLPLLPEDPDMNLLRYTARTLFMDDAEAASNRKIKMAFCPPKVTVCNEFLEYIKYVIFPWFGKLELVEKKGNGSNKTYASMEDFVVDYESGNLNSEDVKLAFRKGINNILKPVRVHFISNTEAQTLYFARKLQDKIAADTLKIMLQNREIDSPWYMVDESQERSKFG is encoded by the exons ATGGCCGACATCGCGTACAGCGcatgctgcgccggcgaggtgggGGCATCACGCGTCCTCAACTGCGCCCACACTCGATTGAACCC AGAAGCTTCTATGTTTGAATCAAACCGGGCAGACCAATCCAAAATCTCCACCGTGGAAGGCCCACCTGCTGCAAACGTCGGAATCCACAG GGATTCCGTGGAGACAAGTTCCGATGATAGGTTTGCAGCTCTGAGTAGCATTGGGGGGGAGTATATCGGCGAGGATAAGCTCCGCCTCCTTATGAAGAAGAAGATCGCACCCATTTGTTATGTTTGGTTTGAACCATGTGACATGATGGACATAGAGCAG GGTATTATGAAGACAATCTATGTCAACAAGATCATCCAAGCTGGCTGCACAGTTAAAATATTGATGGCAGATTGGTTTCTGCAGCAACATGGCATGATTGGCAATGACCTGGATAAAATACGGGACATTGGCAACTACAATATTGAGATGTGGAAAGCAACTGGTATGAACCTTGACAGAGTAGAGCTCGTATGGTTTTCAGATGAATTGAATCGCCATGCAGTCAATTATTGGCCACTTGCGGTTGATGTCTCCAGAAAATACAGCATGGAAAAAATGGCAAG TTATTCGCGGAACAGGACATACGGGCCACAAACAATACCTGCTGCTGAGATCTTCTACCCTTGCATGCAGGTTGCTGCTATAGTATGCCAGAAG GCTGACATATGGCTCTTCAGCATGGATCAGCGAGACATTGTCATGCTAGCGAGGGATTACGCTGAAGACATAAATAGGGAAACGAAACCAGCTATCATACTGCATA ATAAGTTACCTCTTTTACCAGAAGATCCTGACATGAACTTGCTGAGATATACAGCACGGACTCTCTTCATGGATGATGCGGAG GCGGCTTCTAATCGGAAAATAAAAATGGCTTTCTGCCCACCTAAAGTAACAGTTTGCAACGAATTTCTGGAGTATATCAAATATGTTATATTCCCTTGGTTTGGAAAATTGGAGCTAGTTGAGAAGAAAGGGAATGGTAGTAACAA GACATATGCAAGCATGGAAGATTTTGTTGTTGACTATGAAAGTGGCAATCTCAATTCTGAGGATGTTAAGCTGGCTTTTAGAAAAGGAATAAACAACATATTAAAG CCTGTCCGGGTCCACTTCATTAGCAACACTGAAGCCCAAACTCTATATTTTGCCCGGAAG TTACAGGATAAAATTGCTGCAGATACACTGAAGATTATGCTGCAGAACCGGGAGATTGACAGTCCT tggTACATGGTAGATGAATCCCAGGAGCGGAGCAAATTTGGGTAA